CCGTGACTGCTGGAGGTGCCGACAAGGGCCCCGGACGGGGTGGCTCAGCCCGGCTCGTGCTGGCGGCGGTACTCGCCGGGGGTGGTGCCCGTCCAGCGGCGGAAGGCTCGGTAGAAGGCGCTCAGCTCCGTGAAGCCGGCGGCGAACGCCACCTCGATGATCTCCATGCGGCTCCGGGCGATGAACTGCTGCGCCACCTCGCGCTTCACCTCATCGAGAAGCCGCGTGAAGGAGGTGCCCTCCTGCTGGAGCTCGCGCTGAAGGGTGCGCGGGCTCGCCTTCAGCTCCGCCGCGGTCTCCTCGAGCGTGGCGCGCCCCTCCGGGAGTAGATCGAGCAGCACGGTCCGGACCCGGTCGCAGGCGCTCCGCGAGCCCATCCTGTGCAGCATCTCGTTGGCGTGGCGCTGGAGGACCTCGAGGAGGAAGGGGTCCGGCTCGCGCAGCGGCAGGTCGAGCACCGAGGCGGGAAGGACGAACTCGTCATGGGGGCAGCCGAAGCGCACCGGAGCTCCCAGGATGCGCTCGCGCTCGGCCCGCGGCTCGATGGGAGGATGGCTGAAGCGCACCTCCAGCGCTCGCCAGGGCGCCACGGTGGCCTCGCGGGCGGTGCGCAGCAGGCTGCCCGCGTAGAACTCGGACCCCTGGGGATTCATCGGAGGGGAGGGGGGGCGGACCCGCCAACGCACGAACGCCTGCGAGCCGCGCACCTCGAGCTCCGTCTCCTGGCTGTCGTTGGTCAGCGGGAGGTAGCGGATGATGCGCTCGAAGGCCGAGCGCAGCGTCGGGCTGGCGCGGAACAGGTACACCTTGACGCCGTGAGCCGTGCTGCGGATGCGCTCGGTGAGGTGGAGGCCGATCGTGGGATCGCCCGTCATGCGCTCCAGCTCGCGGAAGAGGGTCATCGCGACGGCGACCGGGAGGCGGCCGTCCCTCTCCTGAAGCGCTTCCGGCGTGACGCCAATCGCGCCCAGGAGCGCCTCCCGCGAGATGCCCATCTCCTCGGCCGCATCCACCACCGTGGCAATCGCCTGAGCCGCGATCGAGCCTCTGCGCATGGCTGGTCACTATATCGAGGGTGTGCTCCGGCCGGCTTCGTCCCCGGCGGAGCACTCCGACACCCCTGGAGGGCAGGAAGAATCCAGCCTGCCTGTCCGAGGTGGACTCAGCGTCCGCCCGCCGTCGGCTCGCCGTTGAGGTACGTCTGGACTACCCGGATCTTGCTGATCTTCGTCGGGTCTCCACCCCGGCTCGGGTCGAAGTCGAGCGGGTTGGCGTCGAGCACGACGAAGTCCGCGATCTTGCCCTGCTCGATGCTCCCGAGCCACGCGTCCAGCTCATGTTGCCGCGCCGGCTCCAGGGTGATGGCCCGCAGCGCCTCCTGGACGGTGGCGACATGCTCTGGACCGAGTACGAAGGACTTCTCGAGCGCGGGATAGGCCCAGGTGCGCCGGGTGACGGCCTGCTCGACGTACCAGAGCGGGCGCGGCGGCGTCACGAACGAGTCGCTGTGCAGCGAGAACGGGACGCCATACTGGCGATCGAAGCCGACCGGGTCGATGTTCCGCGCCGCGTCCTCGCCGAGCATCCCCACGAAGGCGTTGCCCCAGTAGGCGACGTGGCCGATGAGGTGGGTCACCCGGGCATCGAGCGGGGGCGTCTTCTTGCCGTCCTTCGCCACGTAGCTCCCATTGCGCAGGCCGGCGATGCGCTGGGTGGTGTCCAGGGCTCCCACCGTGTCGTGGATGAACAGCACCCGGTGCGGATTCTGGGCCTCCTGCTGAAGGCTCGCGAACGCATCGATGGCCCACTGGATGGCCTCGTTGCCGTTGGCGTGCACCTGGAAGCGCCACTCCTTCGCCAACCACAGCGGCCGGAGCTGGTCGGCGACGTCCGCGGGGCCCTTGTAGTTGGCCCGCCCCTCCTCCGAGCCCGCGCAGTGCCCCGGAGACTGATAGCGGTACGGGAGCTGGAGCTTGGCCGTGCACCCCTGGGTCGAGCCGTCCACCCACAGCTTGATGCTGCCCGCCCCGAGCCACTTCGGCAGCTTGCAGGAAGCGTCCCGCTGGGGGTCGCAGGCGGGCCCCGTGGGCCGCAGCAGCTCACGCTTCTCCTTGGCGTCATATGCGGCCTGGTAGAAGACGACACCGGTCATTCGCATCGGGAACGCCGGATCCTCCGCGAGGAGCTTCGCCGCCTCGAGCTGCTGCTTGCTCATCAGTCCACCTTCGGAGAGGGTGGTGAGCCCCGCCTCGCGCATCTCCTGGATGGTCCGCTTCATGCTCGCGGTGGACTCCGCGATGAGCCTGCGCGGGTCGGACTCGAGCAGCGCGAGCGGGGTGAGGCTCTTGCCCATCGCCTGAAGGAACGGCTTGAATCCAGCCTCCTCACGGATGAGCCCGGTGAACTGCCCGTCCTTGCCCTTCACCCACTCTCCACCGGTTGCCGCCATGGAGGCGGGAGGGCACTCCTGGTGCTCCTTCTTCAAGGAGGCGCACGTGACGTCGATGGCCTTCTGGTTCACGTAGGCCAGGTGACCCGACTGATCCACGATGAAGACCGGGCGGTCCGCGCTCACGCAGGCAGCCAGATACTTCTTCGGCAGGTCCGCGAAGGACGGAGTCGTCTGCTGTCCTGCGCAGGGGGACGGGCTGAACTGCTGCCGCGAGGGGTCCAGGTTCACCCCGAGCAGGAACTCGTCGGAGGGCGCCTTGGCGGAGG
The window above is part of the Hyalangium gracile genome. Proteins encoded here:
- a CDS encoding AraC family transcriptional regulator, whose amino-acid sequence is MRRGSIAAQAIATVVDAAEEMGISREALLGAIGVTPEALQERDGRLPVAVAMTLFRELERMTGDPTIGLHLTERIRSTAHGVKVYLFRASPTLRSAFERIIRYLPLTNDSQETELEVRGSQAFVRWRVRPPSPPMNPQGSEFYAGSLLRTAREATVAPWRALEVRFSHPPIEPRAERERILGAPVRFGCPHDEFVLPASVLDLPLREPDPFLLEVLQRHANEMLHRMGSRSACDRVRTVLLDLLPEGRATLEETAAELKASPRTLQRELQQEGTSFTRLLDEVKREVAQQFIARSRMEIIEVAFAAGFTELSAFYRAFRRWTGTTPGEYRRQHEPG
- a CDS encoding amidohydrolase; the protein is MPRRSPRSAFPLRHLPWPSVLLGLGLGLLCACATTGGGGRPSPESSVTVFIGKILTMDDQGTIAEAVSVDSKGRILEVGTEKELLQAPRGQGMKIVRLEPQQVLLPGFIEPHMHTLMTLIQDMAGLHDLAPCLPGPYSSANPSSCKNELLEALQTMQPAASAKAPSDEFLLGVNLDPSRQQFSPSPCAGQQTTPSFADLPKKYLAACVSADRPVFIVDQSGHLAYVNQKAIDVTCASLKKEHQECPPASMAATGGEWVKGKDGQFTGLIREEAGFKPFLQAMGKSLTPLALLESDPRRLIAESTASMKRTIQEMREAGLTTLSEGGLMSKQQLEAAKLLAEDPAFPMRMTGVVFYQAAYDAKEKRELLRPTGPACDPQRDASCKLPKWLGAGSIKLWVDGSTQGCTAKLQLPYRYQSPGHCAGSEEGRANYKGPADVADQLRPLWLAKEWRFQVHANGNEAIQWAIDAFASLQQEAQNPHRVLFIHDTVGALDTTQRIAGLRNGSYVAKDGKKTPPLDARVTHLIGHVAYWGNAFVGMLGEDAARNIDPVGFDRQYGVPFSLHSDSFVTPPRPLWYVEQAVTRRTWAYPALEKSFVLGPEHVATVQEALRAITLEPARQHELDAWLGSIEQGKIADFVVLDANPLDFDPSRGGDPTKISKIRVVQTYLNGEPTAGGR